From one Streptomyces sp. NBC_01478 genomic stretch:
- the rpmE gene encoding 50S ribosomal protein L31, with translation MKREIHPEYVETQVSCTCGASFTTRSTITSGAIRADVCSECHPFYTGKQKILDTGGRVARFEARFGKAAAGSTK, from the coding sequence TTGAAGCGCGAGATCCACCCCGAATACGTCGAGACCCAGGTGAGCTGCACCTGTGGCGCGTCGTTCACCACCCGCTCGACGATCACCAGCGGAGCGATCCGCGCTGACGTCTGCTCCGAGTGCCACCCGTTCTACACGGGCAAGCAGAAGATCCTCGACACCGGTGGCCGCGTGGCCCGCTTCGAGGCCCGCTTCGGCAAGGCTGCGGCCGGCTCCACGAAGTAG
- the prfA gene encoding peptide chain release factor 1, with the protein MFEAVEDLIGEHADLEKKLADPSVHSDQANARKLNKRYAELTPIVATYRSWKQTGDDIETARELGADDPEFAAEVKELEKHRDEITEKLRLLLVPRDPNDDKDVILEVKAGAGGDESALFAGDLLRMYLRYAERVGWKTEIIDATESELGGYKDVQVAVKTKGGNGATEPGQGVWARLKYEGGVHRVQRVPATESAGRIHTSAAGVLVTPEAEEVDVEINPNDLRIDVYRSSGPGGQSVNTTDSAVRITHIPTGVVASCQNEKSQLQNKEQAMRILRSRLLAAAQEEAEKNAADARRSQVRTVDRSEKIRTYNFPENRISDHRVGFKAYNLDQVLDGDLDAMIQACVDADSAAKLAAA; encoded by the coding sequence ATGTTCGAGGCTGTCGAGGACCTCATCGGCGAGCACGCCGACCTTGAGAAGAAGCTCGCCGACCCGTCGGTCCACTCCGACCAGGCCAACGCGCGCAAGCTGAACAAGCGCTACGCCGAGCTCACCCCGATCGTCGCCACGTACCGCTCCTGGAAGCAGACCGGCGACGACATCGAGACCGCGCGTGAACTCGGCGCCGACGACCCGGAGTTCGCGGCCGAGGTCAAGGAGCTGGAGAAGCACCGCGACGAGATCACGGAGAAGCTGCGGCTGCTGCTCGTGCCGCGCGACCCCAACGACGACAAGGACGTGATCCTCGAGGTCAAGGCGGGCGCGGGCGGCGACGAGTCCGCCCTGTTCGCCGGTGACCTGCTGCGCATGTACCTGCGGTACGCGGAGCGCGTCGGCTGGAAGACCGAGATCATCGACGCCACCGAGTCCGAACTGGGCGGCTACAAGGACGTCCAGGTCGCCGTGAAGACCAAGGGCGGCAACGGCGCGACCGAGCCCGGCCAGGGCGTGTGGGCCCGCCTGAAGTACGAGGGTGGCGTGCACCGCGTGCAGCGCGTCCCGGCGACCGAGTCCGCGGGCCGTATCCACACCTCCGCGGCCGGTGTCCTCGTCACCCCCGAGGCGGAGGAGGTCGACGTCGAGATCAACCCGAACGACCTCCGCATCGACGTCTACCGCTCCTCCGGTCCTGGCGGCCAGTCCGTCAACACGACCGACTCCGCGGTGCGCATCACGCACATTCCCACCGGAGTCGTCGCGTCCTGCCAGAACGAGAAGAGCCAACTGCAGAACAAGGAGCAGGCGATGCGTATCCTGCGCTCCAGGCTGCTCGCCGCGGCACAGGAGGAGGCGGAGAAGAATGCCGCCGACGCCCGCCGCAGCCAGGTCCGCACGGTCGACCGCTCCGAGAAGATCCGTACGTACAACTTCCCGGAGAACCGCATCTCCGACCACCGCGTCGGATTCAAGGCGTACAACCTTGACCAGGTCCTGGACGGCGACCTCGACGCGATGATCCAGGCTTGCGTCGACGCGGACTCGGCCGCCAAGCTCGCGGCGGCGTAA
- the prmC gene encoding peptide chain release factor N(5)-glutamine methyltransferase: MNLLLAEVAQATQRLADAGVPSPRNDAEELAAFVHGVKRGELHSVKDVDFDARYWETIARREQREPLQHITGRAFFRYLELQVGPGVFVPRPETESVVGWAIDAVRAMDVVEPLIVDLCTGSGAIALALAQEVPRSRVHAVELSEDALQWTRKNMEGSRVDLRQGNALDAFPDLDGHVDLVISNPPYIPLTEWEYVAPEARDYDPELALFSGEDGLDLIRGIERTAHRLLRPGGVVVIEHADTQGGQVPWIFTEERGWADAADHPDLNNRPRFATARRATP, from the coding sequence GTGAACCTGCTGCTAGCAGAGGTGGCCCAGGCCACCCAGCGGCTGGCCGACGCCGGCGTGCCCTCGCCGCGCAACGACGCGGAGGAGCTCGCCGCGTTCGTGCACGGTGTGAAGCGGGGCGAGCTGCACTCCGTGAAGGACGTGGACTTCGACGCCCGCTACTGGGAGACCATCGCCCGGCGCGAGCAGCGTGAGCCGCTCCAGCACATCACCGGCCGGGCCTTCTTCCGCTACCTGGAACTCCAGGTCGGGCCAGGGGTGTTCGTGCCGCGCCCCGAGACCGAGTCGGTGGTCGGCTGGGCCATAGACGCGGTCCGCGCGATGGACGTCGTAGAGCCGCTGATCGTGGACCTCTGCACCGGATCCGGCGCCATCGCGCTCGCCCTCGCGCAGGAGGTCCCGCGCTCCCGGGTGCACGCCGTGGAGCTGTCCGAGGACGCCCTGCAGTGGACCCGCAAGAACATGGAGGGGTCGCGGGTCGACCTGCGGCAGGGGAATGCCCTGGACGCCTTCCCCGACCTCGACGGCCATGTCGATCTGGTCATCTCCAATCCGCCGTACATCCCGCTCACGGAGTGGGAGTACGTCGCTCCCGAAGCCCGGGACTACGACCCCGAACTCGCCCTGTTCTCAGGGGAGGACGGCCTCGACCTGATCCGCGGCATCGAACGCACCGCACACCGGCTTCTCCGTCCGGGCGGTGTCGTCGTCATCGAGCACGCCGACACCCAGGGCGGCCAGGTGCCGTGGATCTTCACCGAGGAGCGGGGCTGGGCCGACGCGGCCGACCACCCCGACCTCAACAACCGCCCGCGCTTCGCGACCGCCCGCCGGGCGACGCCGTGA
- a CDS encoding L-threonylcarbamoyladenylate synthase, whose translation MARRYDTNDATDRTTGLREAASAVRRGELVVLPTDTVYGIGADAFSSEAVADLLDAKGRGRNMPTPVLIGSPNTLHGLVTDFSELAWELVDAFWPGALTLVAKHQPSLQWDLGDTRGTVAVRMPLHPVAIELLTEVGPMAVSSANLTGHPAPEDCDAAQEMLGDSVSVYLDGGPTPGNVPSSIVDVTREVPLLLRAGAISAEELRKVVPDLEVAN comes from the coding sequence ATGGCACGGCGATACGACACCAATGACGCGACCGACCGCACGACGGGTCTGCGCGAGGCCGCGTCCGCCGTCCGCCGGGGCGAACTCGTGGTCCTGCCGACCGACACGGTCTACGGCATCGGGGCCGACGCGTTCTCCTCGGAGGCCGTCGCCGATCTCCTGGACGCCAAGGGCCGGGGCCGCAACATGCCCACGCCCGTCCTCATCGGCTCCCCGAACACGCTGCACGGCCTTGTCACGGACTTCTCCGAGCTGGCCTGGGAACTCGTCGACGCGTTCTGGCCGGGCGCCCTCACCCTGGTCGCCAAGCACCAGCCGTCCCTCCAGTGGGACCTGGGCGACACCCGGGGCACGGTCGCCGTGCGCATGCCGCTGCACCCGGTCGCCATCGAGCTGCTGACGGAGGTCGGTCCGATGGCGGTCTCCTCGGCGAACCTCACCGGGCACCCCGCGCCGGAGGACTGCGACGCGGCCCAGGAGATGCTCGGCGACTCGGTCTCCGTGTACCTCGACGGCGGTCCCACGCCCGGCAACGTGCCGTCGTCGATCGTCGACGTCACCCGCGAGGTGCCGCTGCTGCTGCGCGCGGGCGCGATCTCGGCGGAGGAGCTGCGCAAGGTCGTACCCGACCTCGAGGTGGCGAATTGA
- a CDS encoding arsenate reductase/protein-tyrosine-phosphatase family protein: protein MTAPDAGRGIGNGEVTGTFGLPMDSFRILHVSTGNVCRSPITERLTRHALADRLGDPLWGGLIVESAGTWGHEGAPMETNAATVLTDFGADPSGFTGRELLDDHVIRADLVLTATRDHRAQVISMGHSAGLRTFTLKEFTRLVKAIDPATLPPLEDGMVARARALVRAAAALRGWLLAPTAEADEVFDPYGAPLPFFRSIGDEINQAIDPVVTALTGVPART, encoded by the coding sequence TTGACAGCCCCTGACGCGGGGCGTGGCATAGGCAACGGGGAAGTGACGGGGACTTTCGGGCTCCCCATGGACAGCTTCCGCATCCTCCACGTCAGCACCGGCAACGTGTGCCGCTCGCCGATCACCGAGCGGCTGACCCGTCATGCCCTGGCGGACCGGCTCGGCGACCCGCTGTGGGGCGGGCTGATCGTGGAGAGCGCCGGCACCTGGGGCCATGAGGGCGCACCCATGGAGACCAACGCGGCGACGGTCCTCACCGACTTCGGCGCGGACCCCTCCGGGTTCACCGGCCGCGAGCTGCTGGACGACCACGTGATCCGCGCCGACCTGGTGCTGACGGCCACCCGTGACCACCGCGCCCAGGTCATCTCGATGGGCCATTCGGCGGGCCTGCGCACCTTCACCCTGAAGGAGTTCACCCGCCTGGTGAAGGCGATAGACCCCGCGACCCTGCCGCCCCTGGAGGACGGCATGGTGGCCCGCGCCCGCGCCCTGGTCCGCGCGGCGGCGGCCCTCCGCGGCTGGCTCCTGGCCCCCACCGCGGAAGCGGACGAGGTCTTCGACCCGTACGGCGCCCCGCTCCCGTTCTTCCGCTCCATCGGCGACGAGATAAACCAGGCGATCGACCCGGTGGTGACGGCGCTGACGGGGGTTCCCGCACGGACTTGA
- the glyA gene encoding serine hydroxymethyltransferase: MSVIPVLEADVLRRQDPELAEILLGELTRQSTTLQLVAAENFTSPAVLAALGSPLANKYAEGYPGARHHGGCEIVDVAERVAVDRAKALFGAEHANVQAHSGSSAVLAAYAALLRPGDTVLALGLPYGGHLTHGSPANFSGRWFDFVGYGVDAESGLIDYQQVRALARTHRPKAIVCGSIAYPRHIDYAFFREVADEVGAYLIADAAHPIGLVAGGAAPNPVPYADVVCATTHKVLRGPRGGMLLCGAELAERVDRAVFPFTQGGAQMHTIAAKAVAFGEAATPAFTAYAHQVVANARVLAAGLAAEGLVVTTGGTDTHLITADPLPLGVDGRVARGQLAAAGMVLDCCALPHGDSRGLRLGTAAVTTQGMGEGEMAGIAALLAGVLRGRVDTKRARDEVRDLVGGFLPYPG, encoded by the coding sequence ATGTCGGTCATCCCTGTCCTTGAGGCCGATGTCCTGCGTCGGCAGGACCCCGAGCTGGCCGAGATCCTGCTCGGGGAGCTGACCCGGCAGTCGACGACGCTGCAGCTCGTCGCCGCCGAGAACTTCACCTCGCCCGCCGTGCTGGCCGCGCTCGGCTCCCCGCTCGCCAACAAGTACGCCGAGGGATACCCCGGCGCCCGCCACCACGGCGGCTGCGAGATCGTCGACGTCGCCGAGCGCGTCGCCGTGGACCGGGCGAAGGCGCTGTTCGGTGCCGAGCACGCCAACGTGCAGGCGCACTCCGGGTCTTCGGCCGTGCTCGCCGCGTACGCCGCGCTGCTGCGGCCCGGTGACACCGTGCTCGCGCTGGGGCTGCCGTACGGCGGGCATCTCACGCACGGGTCGCCCGCGAACTTCTCCGGGCGGTGGTTCGACTTCGTCGGGTACGGGGTGGATGCCGAGAGCGGGCTGATCGACTACCAGCAGGTGCGGGCCCTCGCCCGTACGCACCGGCCCAAGGCGATCGTGTGCGGCTCCATCGCCTACCCCCGGCACATCGACTACGCATTCTTCCGCGAGGTCGCCGACGAGGTGGGCGCCTATCTCATCGCCGACGCGGCCCATCCCATCGGGCTCGTCGCCGGGGGAGCGGCGCCGAACCCGGTGCCGTACGCCGATGTCGTCTGCGCCACCACGCACAAGGTGCTGCGCGGGCCGCGCGGCGGGATGCTCCTGTGCGGCGCGGAACTGGCCGAGCGGGTCGACCGGGCCGTTTTCCCGTTCACCCAGGGCGGCGCGCAGATGCACACCATCGCCGCGAAGGCCGTCGCGTTCGGCGAGGCGGCCACGCCCGCCTTCACGGCGTACGCCCATCAGGTGGTCGCCAACGCCCGGGTGCTCGCGGCGGGCCTGGCGGCGGAGGGGCTCGTCGTCACGACGGGCGGGACCGACACCCACCTCATCACCGCCGACCCGCTTCCCCTCGGCGTCGACGGACGGGTCGCACGCGGTCAACTCGCCGCCGCGGGAATGGTGTTGGACTGCTGTGCGCTTCCGCACGGCGACTCCCGCGGGCTGCGGCTGGGGACGGCCGCGGTGACCACGCAGGGGATGGGCGAGGGCGAGATGGCGGGCATCGCCGCGCTCCTCGCGGGTGTACTGCGCGGGCGGGTCGACACCAAGCGGGCGCGTGACGAAGTGCGGGATCTTGTGGGTGGATTCCTGCCGTATCCGGGCTGA
- a CDS encoding MraY family glycosyltransferase, which yields MREYLLTLCVTAAVTYLLTGPVRKFAIVAGAMPEIRARDVHREPTPRLGGIAMFFGLCAGLLVADHLTNLSEVFENSNEPRALLSGAALIWLIGVLDDKFEIDALIKLGGQMIAAGVMVMQGLTILWLPIPSVGNVALTQWQGTLLTVALVVITINAVNFVDGLDGLASGMVCIAAAAFFLYAYRIWYSYGIEAAAPATLFSAILMGMCLGFLPHNMHPARIFMGDSGSMLIGLVLAAGAISITGQVDPDALQLFVGSEKAAVHQTVPVYIPLLLPLTIIAVPAADLVLAIVRRTWRGQSPFAADRGHLHHRLLEIGHSHSRAVLIMYFWSALIAFGALSYSVNSASMWIVLGIVFLSAMGLVLLLLPRFTPRAPRWAEHLVPPRYRRRRAAVEPVVVLAEEDRDPRPPVVAGVSGVNGATAVGPRSRLLDGRKAESSR from the coding sequence GTGCGTGAATACCTGCTGACGCTCTGCGTGACGGCCGCGGTGACGTATCTGCTGACCGGGCCGGTGCGGAAGTTCGCGATCGTGGCCGGAGCGATGCCCGAGATCAGGGCCCGTGACGTGCACCGGGAACCCACTCCGCGGCTCGGCGGTATCGCCATGTTCTTCGGTCTGTGCGCCGGTCTGCTGGTCGCGGACCATCTGACCAACCTCAGCGAGGTCTTCGAGAACTCGAACGAGCCGCGCGCCCTGCTCTCCGGAGCGGCCCTGATCTGGCTGATCGGTGTCCTGGACGACAAGTTCGAGATCGACGCCCTGATCAAGCTGGGCGGCCAGATGATCGCCGCCGGCGTGATGGTCATGCAGGGTCTGACGATCCTGTGGCTGCCCATCCCGAGCGTCGGCAACGTGGCACTGACCCAGTGGCAGGGCACCCTGCTCACGGTCGCCCTGGTCGTCATCACCATCAACGCGGTCAACTTCGTCGACGGCCTCGACGGCCTCGCCTCCGGCATGGTGTGCATCGCGGCCGCCGCGTTCTTCCTGTACGCCTACCGGATCTGGTACTCGTACGGCATCGAGGCCGCCGCCCCGGCCACGCTCTTCTCGGCGATCCTGATGGGCATGTGCCTGGGCTTCCTGCCGCACAACATGCACCCCGCGCGGATCTTCATGGGCGACTCCGGCTCGATGCTGATCGGCCTGGTGCTGGCCGCGGGTGCGATCTCCATCACGGGACAGGTCGACCCGGACGCGCTGCAGTTGTTCGTCGGCTCCGAGAAGGCGGCGGTGCACCAGACGGTGCCGGTCTACATCCCGCTGCTGCTGCCGCTGACGATCATCGCGGTGCCGGCCGCGGACCTAGTGCTGGCGATCGTCCGCCGTACCTGGCGGGGCCAGTCGCCGTTCGCCGCGGACCGCGGCCATCTGCACCACCGGCTCCTGGAGATCGGCCACTCGCACAGCCGGGCGGTGCTGATCATGTACTTCTGGTCGGCGCTGATCGCGTTCGGCGCGCTGTCCTACTCGGTCAACTCGGCCTCGATGTGGATCGTCCTCGGCATCGTCTTCCTGAGCGCGATGGGGCTGGTGCTGCTTCTGCTGCCGCGCTTCACGCCGCGCGCCCCGCGGTGGGCCGAGCACCTGGTGCCGCCGCGATATCGCCGTCGCCGGGCGGCAGTTGAGCCTGTGGTGGTGCTGGCGGAGGAGGACCGCGATCCGCGTCCGCCGGTTGTCGCCGGAGTGTCAGGAGTCAACGGGGCGACCGCTGTCGGCCCTCGTTCGCGCCTCCTGGACGGACGTAAGGCGGAGTCCTCGCGCTGA
- the atpB gene encoding F0F1 ATP synthase subunit A has protein sequence MKEPAVSADPTQVLAFETDCHIFDGCGFPAPGLHSFLFKPLLGDGDSNVYFNKPMLLALIGSVIVVGFFWAAFRKPKVVPGKLQMVAETGYDFIRRGVVYETIGKKEGEKYVPLVVSLFFFIWMMNLWSIVPVAQFPVTSIIAYPIALAAIVYVVWVSLTFKRHGFVGAFKNFSGYDKSLGAVLPLAMGIELLSNLIVRPFTHAVRLFANMFAGHTLLLLFTIASWYLLNGIGIAYAGVSFVMVIVMTAFELFIQALQAYVFVLLTCTFIQGALAENH, from the coding sequence CTGAAGGAGCCCGCGGTGAGTGCTGACCCGACGCAGGTGCTCGCCTTCGAGACCGACTGCCACATCTTCGACGGCTGTGGCTTCCCGGCTCCCGGCCTGCACTCGTTCCTGTTCAAGCCCCTTCTGGGGGACGGCGACAGCAACGTGTACTTCAACAAGCCGATGTTGCTGGCGCTGATCGGCTCGGTCATCGTTGTCGGCTTCTTCTGGGCCGCCTTCCGCAAGCCGAAGGTCGTCCCCGGCAAGCTGCAGATGGTCGCCGAGACCGGCTACGACTTCATCCGCCGCGGTGTCGTCTACGAGACCATCGGAAAGAAGGAAGGCGAGAAGTACGTACCGCTGGTCGTCTCGCTCTTCTTCTTCATCTGGATGATGAACCTCTGGTCGATCGTCCCGGTCGCCCAGTTCCCGGTGACCTCGATCATCGCGTACCCCATCGCCCTCGCGGCGATCGTGTACGTCGTCTGGGTCTCGCTGACGTTCAAGCGGCACGGATTCGTCGGCGCCTTCAAGAACTTCAGCGGTTACGACAAGTCGCTCGGCGCGGTTCTCCCGCTGGCGATGGGCATCGAACTGCTCTCGAACCTGATCGTCCGGCCGTTCACGCACGCGGTGCGACTGTTCGCGAACATGTTCGCGGGCCACACCCTGCTGCTGCTCTTCACGATCGCCAGTTGGTACCTGCTCAACGGCATCGGGATCGCCTACGCGGGTGTCTCGTTCGTCATGGTCATCGTGATGACGGCCTTCGAGCTCTTCATCCAGGCCCTGCAGGCGTATGTCTTCGTGCTGTTGACCTGCACCTTCATCCAGGGCGCGCTCGCCGAGAACCACTGA
- a CDS encoding F0F1 ATP synthase subunit C: MAATETLAAVSGSLGSIGYGLAAIGPGVGVGIIFGNGTQALARQPEAAGLIRANQILGFAFCEALALIGLVMPFVYGV; encoded by the coding sequence ATGGCTGCCACTGAGACCCTCGCTGCCGTCTCCGGTTCGCTCGGCTCCATCGGCTACGGCCTCGCCGCCATCGGTCCGGGCGTCGGCGTCGGCATCATCTTCGGCAACGGCACCCAGGCTCTTGCCCGTCAGCCCGAAGCTGCCGGTCTGATCCGCGCCAACCAGATCCTCGGCTTCGCCTTCTGTGAGGCCCTTGCCCTCATCGGCCTGGTCATGCCGTTCGTCTACGGCGTCTGA
- a CDS encoding F0F1 ATP synthase subunit B translates to MSQLLILAAEKENPLVPPIPELVIGLIAFVIVFGFLAKKLLPNINKVLDERREAIEGGIEKAEAAQTEAQSVLEQYKAQLAEARHEAARLRQEAQEQGATLIAEMRAEGQRQREEIVAAGHTQIDADRKAASQALRQDVGKLATDLAGKLVGESLEDHARQSRVIDRFLDELEEKAEAAR, encoded by the coding sequence ATGAGCCAGTTGCTCATTCTGGCGGCCGAGAAGGAGAACCCTCTCGTCCCGCCGATCCCCGAGCTCGTCATCGGCCTGATCGCCTTCGTCATCGTCTTCGGCTTCCTCGCCAAGAAGCTCCTCCCGAACATCAACAAGGTTCTGGACGAGCGCCGCGAGGCCATCGAGGGCGGTATCGAGAAGGCCGAGGCCGCCCAGACCGAGGCCCAGAGCGTGCTTGAGCAGTACAAGGCTCAGCTCGCCGAGGCCCGGCACGAGGCCGCGCGTCTGCGCCAGGAGGCGCAGGAGCAGGGCGCCACGCTCATCGCCGAGATGCGCGCGGAAGGCCAGCGGCAGCGCGAGGAGATCGTCGCCGCCGGTCACACGCAGATCGACGCCGACCGCAAGGCCGCTTCGCAGGCGCTGCGCCAGGACGTGGGCAAGCTCGCCACCGACCTGGCCGGCAAGCTCGTCGGCGAGTCCCTCGAGGACCACGCCCGGCAGAGCCGTGTGATCGACCGTTTCCTCGATGAGCTCGAGGAGAAGGCCGAGGCCGCACGATGA